One genomic window of Malaciobacter molluscorum LMG 25693 includes the following:
- a CDS encoding transporter substrate-binding domain-containing protein, with amino-acid sequence MKKLFKMLAVFALISFINANASEMPKEIVVASGSTSIPNSYIIRGKHTGHEVDIWKEISKKTGLKVKFITGEFNTLFGYLDSKKADTVGNTITVNAKRLEKYDFSEPYAYIPEKLVVHENRTDIKKLKDIDGMTCGFSAGSNGGNLFKQIAKKQNIKINMVSYDSSELLNEAFRRGKVDVMIFAGSEVAYKIKIGFIKARMVEENIAVGAKAYPFVKNDEHSKQLRMMVTKAIKEMKKDGSLAKIYEKWYGMDFSQKPKNMKIAK; translated from the coding sequence ATGAAAAAATTATTTAAAATGTTGGCAGTTTTTGCACTAATCTCTTTTATAAATGCAAATGCAAGTGAAATGCCTAAAGAAATTGTTGTAGCATCAGGCTCTACTTCTATTCCTAACTCATATATTATTCGTGGTAAACACACAGGTCATGAAGTTGATATTTGGAAAGAAATTTCAAAAAAAACTGGATTAAAAGTTAAATTTATTACTGGTGAATTTAATACTTTATTTGGTTATCTTGATTCTAAAAAAGCTGATACAGTTGGTAATACTATTACTGTAAATGCAAAAAGATTAGAAAAATATGATTTTTCTGAACCATATGCATATATTCCAGAAAAATTAGTTGTTCATGAAAATAGAACAGATATAAAAAAACTTAAAGATATTGATGGAATGACTTGTGGTTTTTCAGCAGGGTCAAATGGTGGGAATTTATTTAAACAAATTGCAAAAAAACAAAATATTAAAATTAATATGGTATCTTATGATAGTTCAGAACTACTAAATGAAGCATTTAGAAGAGGAAAAGTTGATGTTATGATTTTTGCAGGTTCTGAAGTTGCATATAAAATTAAAATTGGTTTTATAAAAGCAAGAATGGTTGAAGAAAATATTGCCGTTGGAGCAAAAGCATATCCTTTTGTTAAAAATGATGAACATTCTAAACAATTAAGAATGATGGTTACTAAAGCTATTAAAGAGATGAAAAAAGATGGCTCTTTAGCTAAAATTTATGAAAAATGGTATGGAATGGATTTTAGTCAAAAACCAAAGAATATGAAAATCGCAAAATAA
- the pepV gene encoding dipeptidase PepV produces MLFTQLLENMKDEIINKTQELVQIKSVETKSKPNMPFGEGVNEALEYVLNLCDDLGFKTKNVDGYAGHADLGEGEDTIGILVHLDVVPEGDVKKWTYPPYSAMIVNNKIYGRGTIDDKGPTIAAIYAMKALKDSGVLLKKKIRIIFGTDEESGWECMKYYLKKEKAPQIAFTPDANFPVIYGEKGILVLKLKQKFNLLSNKNIFIKYIKGGELSNIVPNYCEALLYIKDNIKTIYEKCLDIIKKEEYSITLHLEDNNLFIQSQGISSHAMEPQKGKNAISQLMLLLGSLDLKSNQISEFIDLYNDKINIQTNGKNLDCQMSDEDSGELTLNVGVINLDESKVELTLNIRYPITKNYTQVLNKIQNNLKNTQIETQIIKSMPPLYVPKDSKLVKTLTNVYRKMTNDNTQVQTFGGGTYARALDNAVAFGPVFPGQANLAHKADEYIDIDDLLKNAQIMAQAIYELSLLK; encoded by the coding sequence ATGTTATTTACGCAATTATTAGAAAATATGAAAGATGAAATTATCAATAAAACTCAAGAACTTGTACAAATAAAAAGTGTAGAAACTAAAAGTAAACCTAATATGCCTTTTGGAGAAGGTGTTAATGAAGCACTTGAATATGTATTAAATCTTTGTGATGATTTAGGTTTTAAAACAAAAAATGTTGATGGTTATGCTGGTCATGCAGATTTAGGGGAGGGTGAAGATACCATAGGTATTCTTGTTCATTTAGATGTTGTTCCAGAAGGTGATGTTAAAAAATGGACATATCCTCCATATAGTGCAATGATAGTAAATAATAAGATTTATGGAAGAGGAACAATAGATGACAAGGGTCCTACAATTGCTGCAATTTATGCAATGAAAGCATTAAAAGATAGTGGTGTTTTATTAAAGAAGAAAATTAGAATTATATTTGGTACAGATGAAGAGAGTGGTTGGGAGTGTATGAAATATTACTTAAAAAAAGAAAAAGCTCCACAAATTGCATTTACTCCTGATGCTAATTTTCCAGTTATTTATGGTGAAAAAGGAATACTTGTTCTTAAATTGAAACAAAAATTTAATTTATTATCAAATAAAAATATATTTATAAAGTATATAAAAGGTGGAGAATTATCAAATATAGTTCCAAATTATTGTGAAGCTTTGTTATATATAAAAGATAATATAAAAACTATTTATGAAAAATGTTTAGATATTATTAAAAAAGAAGAGTATTCAATTACTCTACATTTAGAAGATAATAATCTTTTTATTCAATCTCAAGGTATATCTTCTCATGCAATGGAACCTCAAAAAGGTAAAAATGCAATATCACAACTTATGTTATTATTAGGTTCCCTTGATTTAAAATCTAATCAAATAAGTGAATTTATAGATCTTTATAATGATAAAATAAATATACAAACAAATGGAAAAAATTTAGATTGTCAAATGAGTGATGAAGATTCAGGAGAACTAACTTTAAATGTAGGAGTAATTAATTTGGATGAAAGTAAAGTTGAATTAACTTTAAATATACGTTATCCTATTACTAAAAATTATACTCAAGTTTTAAATAAAATACAAAATAATTTAAAAAATACACAGATAGAAACACAAATAATAAAAAGCATGCCTCCTTTATATGTACCAAAAGATAGTAAGCTTGTTAAGACATTAACTAATGTATATAGAAAAATGACAAATGATAATACACAAGTACAGACTTTTGGAGGAGGAACTTATGCAAGAGCATTAGATAATGCCGTTGCTTTTGGACCAGTATTTCCAGGACAAGCAAATTTAGCCCATAAAGCAGATGAGTATATTGATATTGATGATTTGTTAAAAAATGCACAAATCATGGCACAAGCAATTTATGAACTAAGTTTATTAAAATAA
- a CDS encoding HIT family protein: MTCIYENDLIKIEIEKSEIPWLKIFTVDNYKEFSQCPKKVKEEIWDKLDLIEKEMISYFNPDKINIASFGNYVPHVHFHIMARFKEDSYFPECMWGKKQREASVVLPSFEEFYKILVSKLKNK; the protein is encoded by the coding sequence ATGACATGTATATATGAAAATGATTTAATAAAAATTGAAATTGAAAAAAGTGAGATTCCTTGGCTTAAAATATTTACAGTAGATAATTATAAAGAGTTTAGTCAATGTCCTAAAAAAGTAAAAGAAGAGATTTGGGATAAACTAGATTTAATTGAAAAAGAAATGATAAGTTATTTTAATCCAGATAAAATAAATATAGCATCATTTGGAAATTATGTTCCTCATGTACATTTTCATATAATGGCAAGATTTAAAGAGGATTCATATTTTCCAGAGTGTATGTGGGGTAAAAAACAAAGAGAAGCAAGTGTGGTACTTCCATCTTTTGAAGAGTTTTATAAGATATTAGTTTCAAAACTTAAGAATAAATAA
- the rpmJ gene encoding 50S ribosomal protein L36: MKVRASVKKMCDKCKVIKRKGIVRVICDNKKHKQRQG, encoded by the coding sequence ATGAAAGTAAGAGCTTCAGTTAAAAAAATGTGTGATAAATGTAAAGTTATCAAAAGAAAAGGGATCGTAAGAGTAATTTGCGATAACAAAAAACACAAACAAAGACAAGGATAA
- the rpsM gene encoding 30S ribosomal protein S13, with the protein MARIAGVDLPNKKRMEYALTYIYGIGLHNSRLILDAVGIDYNKRSHELTEDEAAAIRKEIQEHYMVEGDLRKKVAMDIKSLMDLGSYRGLRHRKGLPCRGQKTKTNARTRKGKKRTVGAAAK; encoded by the coding sequence ATGGCTAGAATTGCAGGTGTTGATTTACCAAATAAAAAAAGAATGGAGTATGCTTTAACATACATTTATGGTATTGGTTTACATAACTCTAGATTAATCTTAGATGCTGTTGGAATTGATTACAACAAAAGATCTCACGAGCTAACAGAAGATGAAGCTGCAGCTATCAGAAAAGAAATCCAAGAACACTACATGGTAGAAGGGGATTTAAGAAAAAAAGTTGCAATGGATATTAAATCATTAATGGATTTAGGTTCATATAGAGGTTTAAGACATAGAAAAGGTTTACCTTGTAGAGGGCAAAAGACTAAAACTAATGCTAGAACTAGAAAAGGTAAAAAGAGAACTGTTGGTGCAGCAGCGAAATAA
- the rpsK gene encoding 30S ribosomal protein S11 — translation MAKRKVTRKKIVKKNIADGIVHIAATFNNTMVTVTDNAGNAIAWSSAGNLGFKGSKKSTPFAAQQAVEDAMNKAIEHGIKNVGIKIQGPGSGRDTAVKSVGAMEGIRVTWLKDVTPLPHNGCRPPKRRRV, via the coding sequence ATGGCAAAAAGAAAAGTAACTAGAAAAAAAATAGTAAAAAAGAATATTGCTGACGGAATCGTACATATTGCAGCAACATTCAATAATACAATGGTAACAGTAACTGATAATGCTGGTAATGCTATTGCATGGTCAAGTGCTGGTAACTTAGGTTTTAAAGGTAGTAAAAAATCTACTCCATTTGCTGCACAACAAGCAGTTGAAGATGCTATGAATAAAGCTATTGAACATGGAATCAAAAATGTAGGTATCAAAATCCAAGGACCAGGTTCTGGTAGAGATACAGCAGTTAAATCAGTTGGTGCTATGGAAGGTATCAGAGTTACATGGTTAAAGGACGTTACACCACTACCACACAATGGTTGTAGACCTCCTAAGAGAAGAAGAGTGTAA
- the rpsD gene encoding 30S ribosomal protein S4: MARYRGPVEKIERRLDADLGLKGERRLAGKSALEKRPYAPGQHGQRRAKISEYGLQLREKQKAKFLYGVSEKQFRKYFKEAARREGNTGANLITLIEQRLDNVVFRMGFATTRANARQFTTHGHVLVDGKKVNIPSYIVKPGQKVEIKEKSKTNPQIVRSLELTNQTGIVEWVDVDKDKVFGIFTRIPTREEVVIPVEERLIVELYSK; encoded by the coding sequence ATGGCAAGATATAGAGGACCAGTAGAAAAAATCGAAAGAAGACTTGATGCAGATCTTGGACTTAAAGGTGAGAGAAGATTAGCAGGTAAAAGTGCTTTAGAAAAAAGACCATATGCTCCAGGTCAACACGGACAAAGAAGAGCAAAAATCTCTGAGTATGGTTTACAATTAAGAGAAAAACAAAAAGCTAAATTCTTATATGGTGTATCTGAAAAACAATTCAGAAAATACTTTAAAGAAGCAGCAAGAAGAGAAGGTAATACAGGGGCAAACCTTATTACTTTAATTGAACAAAGATTAGATAATGTTGTATTTAGAATGGGATTTGCTACAACTAGAGCAAATGCTAGACAATTTACAACTCATGGACATGTTTTAGTAGATGGTAAGAAAGTAAATATTCCTTCTTATATCGTTAAACCTGGACAAAAAGTAGAAATAAAAGAAAAATCTAAAACTAACCCACAAATTGTTAGATCATTAGAATTAACAAACCAAACTGGTATTGTTGAATGGGTTGATGTAGATAAAGATAAAGTATTTGGTATTTTTACAAGAATTCCTACAAGAGAAGAAGTAGTTATTCCTGTTGAAGAAAGATTAATTGTAGAGTTATATTCTAAATAA
- a CDS encoding DNA-directed RNA polymerase subunit alpha, with protein MKKFADTPFLPTEVEIEAISETEAKISAYPFESGFAITLAHPLRRLLLSSSVGYAPIAVKIEGANHEFDSLRGMLEDIAIFIINLKNIKFKINGDDEQVVVEYSFDGPKEIKGSDLANADVEIVSPDEHLATINSDCNLTFSIIVQKGIGYMPSEDIREIVGPDYIPIDAFFTPVKKVVYDIEKMLVEDNPNFEKAVFTVQTNGQISPISAFKEAVSVMYSQMSVFNKVFDLSEVTVNDSGEEPVELKDLIVKIDDLNLSARSFNSLDRAGLKFLGELVLMSEVEVKNIKNLGKKSFDEISEKLESLGFPIDNTLPENIASALRRKLEQLKA; from the coding sequence ATGAAAAAGTTTGCAGACACACCGTTTTTACCGACAGAAGTTGAAATAGAAGCTATCAGTGAAACTGAGGCTAAAATATCAGCATATCCATTTGAGAGTGGTTTTGCAATAACTTTAGCTCACCCTTTAAGAAGACTTCTATTAAGTAGCTCAGTTGGATACGCTCCAATTGCAGTGAAAATAGAAGGTGCTAATCATGAATTTGATTCTTTAAGAGGTATGCTTGAAGATATAGCTATTTTTATTATTAATCTTAAAAATATTAAGTTTAAAATTAATGGTGATGATGAGCAAGTTGTAGTTGAATACTCATTTGATGGACCAAAAGAAATCAAAGGTTCAGATTTAGCAAATGCAGATGTAGAGATTGTAAGTCCAGATGAACACTTAGCTACAATCAATAGTGATTGTAACTTAACTTTCTCAATTATTGTTCAAAAAGGTATTGGTTATATGCCTTCTGAAGATATTAGAGAAATTGTTGGACCTGATTATATTCCAATCGATGCATTTTTCACACCAGTAAAAAAAGTTGTTTATGATATTGAAAAAATGTTAGTTGAAGATAACCCTAACTTTGAAAAAGCTGTATTTACAGTACAGACTAATGGCCAAATTTCGCCAATTTCTGCTTTTAAAGAGGCAGTATCTGTAATGTACTCTCAAATGTCAGTGTTTAACAAAGTATTTGATTTATCTGAAGTAACAGTTAATGATTCTGGTGAAGAGCCAGTTGAGTTAAAAGACTTAATCGTAAAAATTGATGATTTAAATTTAAGTGCTAGAAGTTTTAACTCTTTAGATAGAGCGGGACTTAAATTCTTAGGTGAGTTAGTACTTATGAGTGAAGTGGAAGTTAAAAATATTAAAAACTTAGGTAAAAAATCTTTTGATGAGATTTCTGAAAAATTAGAAAGCTTAGGTTTCCCAATTGATAATACACTTCCAGAGAACATTGCGTCGGCTTTAAGAAGAAAGCTTGAACAATTAAAAGCATAG
- the rplQ gene encoding 50S ribosomal protein L17 produces MRHKHGYRKLNRTSSHRKALLKNMAIALIEREKIETTVPKAKELRRFIEKLVTVSRNADLNTHRQVFAALQDKEATKKLINEIAPNYEGRNGGYTSIVKTRIRRGDATQMAFISFVK; encoded by the coding sequence ATGAGACATAAGCACGGATATAGAAAGCTAAACAGAACTTCTTCTCATAGAAAAGCATTGTTAAAAAATATGGCAATTGCTTTAATCGAAAGAGAAAAAATTGAAACAACAGTTCCAAAAGCAAAAGAATTAAGAAGATTCATTGAAAAATTAGTTACAGTATCTAGAAATGCTGATTTAAATACTCACAGACAAGTATTTGCAGCTTTACAAGATAAAGAAGCAACTAAAAAACTTATCAATGAAATTGCACCAAACTACGAAGGTAGAAATGGTGGATATACTTCAATTGTTAAAACAAGAATTAGAAGAGGTGATGCAACACAAATGGCATTTATCTCTTTTGTTAAATAA
- the gatA gene encoding Asp-tRNA(Asn)/Glu-tRNA(Gln) amidotransferase subunit GatA yields MITLKEALQLSSEDIKNLREELKTKINESKIGAYVEQLTNSDISISGEGIPIAIKDNINVKNWEITCSSNILKGYISPYNATVINNLEKAGLSALGRTNMDEFAMGSSTESSCYGKTLNPVDNTKVPGGSSGGSAAAVAAGIAIAALGTDTGGSIRQPAAYCGCVGMKPTYGRVSRYGITAYSSSLDQCGPITQNVEDAAILYDIISGHDEMDSTSANVEYTKVSENLNSDKKLTIAVIENFIEQASQEVKDGFNKAVEALKDAGHTIVYKNMVDTSKILSSYYIVATAEASANLSRFDGVRYGNRKGDAGLKDMYTQTKSQGFGAEVQKRIMLGSFVLSSGYYDAYYIKAQKVRHLIKDEYEQIFNEADLILSPVSPTTAPEFGSFKTSLEMYLSDIYTISVNLAGLPAISLPVAKDKSGMPVGVQLIGKAYDEQTVFNGALSLEKTVNYTK; encoded by the coding sequence TTGATAACTCTAAAGGAAGCACTACAGCTTAGTAGTGAGGATATTAAGAATTTAAGAGAAGAATTAAAGACAAAAATAAATGAGAGTAAAATAGGTGCTTATGTTGAACAATTAACAAATAGTGATATTTCTATTTCTGGTGAGGGAATACCTATTGCGATAAAAGATAATATAAATGTGAAAAATTGGGAAATTACTTGCTCTAGTAATATTTTAAAAGGTTATATCTCTCCATATAACGCTACAGTAATCAATAATCTTGAAAAAGCAGGTTTAAGTGCTTTGGGTAGAACAAATATGGATGAATTTGCGATGGGAAGTTCAACTGAATCTTCTTGTTATGGAAAAACATTAAATCCTGTAGATAATACAAAAGTTCCAGGTGGAAGTTCAGGAGGTAGTGCGGCAGCTGTTGCTGCTGGTATTGCTATTGCTGCACTAGGAACTGATACAGGAGGAAGTATTAGACAACCTGCTGCATATTGTGGATGTGTTGGTATGAAACCAACATATGGTAGAGTTTCAAGATATGGAATTACTGCTTATTCATCTTCACTTGACCAATGCGGACCAATCACTCAAAATGTTGAGGATGCTGCTATTTTATACGATATTATTTCTGGTCATGATGAGATGGATTCAACATCTGCTAATGTAGAATATACAAAAGTAAGTGAAAATTTAAATAGTGATAAAAAATTAACAATTGCAGTTATAGAAAACTTTATTGAACAAGCAAGCCAAGAAGTTAAAGATGGATTTAACAAAGCAGTTGAAGCATTAAAAGATGCTGGACATACTATCGTTTATAAAAATATGGTAGATACATCAAAAATACTTTCTTCATATTATATTGTGGCAACAGCCGAAGCAAGTGCAAATTTAAGTAGATTTGATGGTGTTAGATACGGCAATAGAAAAGGTGATGCAGGTCTTAAAGATATGTACACTCAAACTAAATCTCAAGGTTTTGGAGCTGAAGTACAAAAAAGAATTATGTTAGGTTCTTTTGTATTAAGTTCTGGGTATTATGATGCTTATTATATCAAAGCTCAGAAAGTGAGACATTTGATAAAAGATGAATATGAACAAATTTTTAATGAAGCAGATTTAATACTTTCTCCAGTTTCTCCAACAACTGCACCTGAATTTGGTAGTTTCAAAACTTCTTTAGAGATGTACTTAAGTGATATATATACTATATCTGTAAACTTAGCAGGATTACCTGCAATTTCTCTTCCTGTAGCAAAAGATAAAAGTGGAATGCCAGTAGGTGTTCAATTAATAGGTAAAGCATATGATGAACAAACTGTTTTTAACGGTGCTTTATCTTTAGAAAAAACAGTAAATTATACAAAATAA
- the guaB gene encoding IMP dehydrogenase codes for MRIKKRALTFEDVLLVPQKSEVLPKEVCLKSKLTKNINLNIPFVSAAMDTVTEYQAAIAMARLGGIGIIHKNMDIESQALQCKKVKKSESGMIIDPVTIRPHQSLQDAEDIMASYKISGVPVVDENGILLGILTNRDMRFTKDFSLLAKEKMTKMPLITAKEGTTLDEAADIMHQNKIEKLPIVNEKNKLIGLITIKDINKKREYPNANKDEFGRLRVGAAIGVGQMDRAKALVEVGVDVLVLDSAHGHSKGILDTVKAIKAELDVDIIAGNVATAEATADLIAAGADGVKVGIGPGSICTTRIVAGVGVPQISAIDECAAEAKKHDVPVIADGGIRYSGDVAKALAVGASSCMMGSVLAGTEESPGEVILSQGRKFKTYRGMGSIGAMTKGSTDRYFQEGTASDKLVPEGIEGMVPYRGAIADIVHQMVGGLRSSMGYSGSESILVFQEKAEFVEITSAGLKESHVHDVTITNEAPNYHI; via the coding sequence ATGAGAATCAAAAAAAGAGCATTAACGTTTGAAGATGTACTACTAGTACCACAAAAATCTGAAGTATTACCAAAAGAAGTTTGTTTAAAATCAAAACTAACAAAAAATATTAATTTAAATATCCCGTTTGTTAGTGCTGCTATGGATACTGTTACTGAATATCAAGCTGCTATTGCAATGGCTAGACTTGGAGGAATTGGTATAATTCATAAAAATATGGATATTGAGTCTCAAGCTTTGCAATGTAAAAAAGTTAAAAAAAGTGAATCAGGTATGATTATTGATCCTGTTACAATCAGACCACATCAATCACTTCAAGATGCTGAAGATATTATGGCATCTTATAAAATTTCAGGTGTTCCAGTTGTTGATGAAAATGGTATATTATTAGGAATTTTGACAAATAGAGATATGAGATTTACAAAAGATTTCTCACTTTTAGCAAAAGAAAAAATGACTAAAATGCCTTTAATTACTGCTAAAGAGGGTACAACTTTAGATGAAGCAGCTGATATTATGCACCAAAATAAAATTGAAAAATTACCAATTGTAAATGAAAAAAATAAATTAATTGGTCTTATTACAATTAAAGATATTAATAAAAAAAGAGAATATCCAAATGCAAATAAAGACGAATTTGGAAGACTAAGAGTTGGTGCTGCTATTGGTGTAGGACAAATGGATAGAGCAAAAGCATTAGTTGAAGTTGGTGTTGATGTTTTAGTTCTTGATTCCGCTCATGGTCATTCAAAAGGTATTTTAGATACTGTTAAAGCTATTAAAGCAGAACTTGATGTTGATATTATTGCAGGAAATGTTGCAACTGCTGAAGCGACTGCTGATTTAATTGCAGCTGGAGCAGATGGAGTTAAAGTAGGAATTGGACCTGGTTCTATTTGTACTACTAGAATTGTTGCTGGTGTTGGTGTACCTCAAATTTCAGCAATTGATGAATGTGCAGCAGAAGCTAAAAAACATGATGTTCCAGTAATTGCTGATGGAGGTATTAGATATTCTGGTGATGTTGCAAAAGCATTAGCTGTTGGTGCTAGCTCTTGTATGATGGGAAGTGTGTTAGCTGGTACTGAAGAATCTCCTGGCGAAGTTATTTTAAGTCAAGGTAGAAAATTTAAAACTTATAGAGGAATGGGTTCAATAGGAGCTATGACAAAAGGAAGTACAGATAGATATTTCCAAGAAGGGACAGCATCTGATAAATTAGTTCCAGAGGGAATTGAAGGAATGGTTCCATATAGAGGAGCAATAGCTGATATAGTTCATCAAATGGTAGGTGGATTAAGAAGTTCTATGGGATATTCGGGAAGTGAAAGTATTTTAGTATTTCAAGAAAAAGCAGAATTTGTAGAGATTACAAGTGCAGGGTTAAAAGAGTCTCATGTACATGATGTAACTATTACTAATGAAGCGCCAAACTACCACATTTAA
- a CDS encoding GNAT family N-acetyltransferase, with protein MLAFIGVADSKIEMLFVDPDYIGQKIGRKLTKYAIENLGA; from the coding sequence ATATTAGCATTTATTGGTGTTGCTGATTCGAAAATTGAAATGTTATTTGTAGATCCAGATTATATCGGTCAAAAAATCGGTCGAAAGTTAACTAAATACGCCATTGAGAATCTTGGCGCATAA
- a CDS encoding PIN-like domain-containing protein, whose product MDINAIDIYKMTEERERKLWENAIFIFDSSALLDLYYLPKKTREKVYNEVFEKIPDRFWIPAHVQFEYLKNREKIIKKPIAEKFIPLEDEVKRTTVKVKDVLKLVNSIIDKTKKDDKHPYIEQTKISLFAEEVNKFIKKSENFEKDFLEQIDSAKNDVLSVENNDDILQAIEKYFKTGPEFTFDQILQITREGKHRYEYKIPPGYGDFYKKEKKGIQIFGDLIIWKQIIEYSKEKNLPIIFITNDISKDDDWCYLDNNKKIISPREELIKEIYDAANVEFWIYTQPDFLYKANKYLQSTIEEVSIQNALSMLTQRNMKQHFLRYRCLQCNRINTVYKNNLDLDFECVASDDRNMGSENQYEAREYFECDCGNEVEAIFTVWEYPIGMHNYDSIELYGGDLIDSFDFTVNFFSEEEREEVECDICGSEFEKDRMIFIEEIGYICPFHEINPENKHHND is encoded by the coding sequence ATGGATATAAATGCAATTGATATTTACAAAATGACTGAAGAAAGAGAACGAAAGTTATGGGAAAATGCAATATTCATTTTCGATTCATCAGCTTTACTAGATTTGTACTATTTACCTAAGAAGACGAGAGAAAAAGTCTATAACGAAGTTTTTGAAAAAATACCTGATAGATTTTGGATTCCTGCTCATGTGCAATTTGAATATTTAAAGAATAGAGAAAAGATTATCAAGAAACCTATTGCAGAAAAGTTTATTCCTCTCGAAGATGAAGTTAAAAGAACAACTGTCAAAGTCAAAGATGTATTGAAGCTAGTGAATTCAATAATTGATAAAACAAAAAAAGATGACAAGCATCCTTATATAGAGCAAACAAAGATTTCTTTATTTGCTGAGGAAGTAAATAAATTTATAAAAAAATCCGAAAATTTTGAAAAAGATTTTCTTGAACAAATTGATTCAGCAAAAAATGATGTTTTAAGTGTAGAAAATAATGATGACATTTTGCAAGCTATAGAAAAATATTTTAAAACTGGTCCTGAGTTTACATTCGATCAAATTCTTCAAATTACGAGAGAGGGTAAACATCGATACGAGTACAAAATTCCTCCAGGCTATGGTGATTTTTATAAAAAAGAAAAAAAAGGAATTCAAATTTTTGGTGACTTAATTATTTGGAAGCAAATAATTGAATACAGCAAAGAAAAAAACTTACCTATTATTTTTATTACAAATGATATTTCTAAAGATGATGATTGGTGTTATTTAGATAACAATAAAAAAATCATTAGCCCTAGAGAAGAGCTGATTAAAGAGATATATGATGCTGCGAATGTTGAATTTTGGATATATACACAACCAGACTTTTTGTATAAAGCCAATAAATACCTGCAATCAACTATTGAAGAAGTAAGTATTCAAAATGCTTTATCAATGCTTACTCAAAGGAATATGAAACAACACTTTTTACGTTATCGATGCTTACAGTGTAATCGTATAAATACAGTATATAAAAATAATCTGGATTTAGATTTTGAATGTGTTGCTAGCGATGACCGTAATATGGGTAGTGAAAACCAATATGAAGCGAGAGAATATTTTGAATGTGATTGTGGAAATGAGGTAGAAGCTATATTTACTGTATGGGAATACCCAATAGGTATGCATAACTATGATTCCATAGAATTGTATGGAGGAGACCTAATTGACTCTTTCGATTTTACAGTAAACTTTTTTAGTGAAGAAGAAAGAGAAGAAGTCGAATGCGATATTTGTGGTTCAGAATTTGAAAAAGACAGAATGATTTTTATAGAAGAGATAGGGTATATTTGCCCTTTTCATGAAATCAATCCAGAAAATAAACACCATAATGACTAA